The Nodosilinea sp. FACHB-141 nucleotide sequence ACATTTAGCCCGTGGTTCAGAATCAGAATGTCTACCTTCTTGAGCGCCTCGCGCAGGTCGGCTTCAGCCCCAGGCTGCCACTGCCAGCAGGGAATGCCCTCCTCAAAGGTGGCGTTGGCAGAGGTCGTTAGGGCAATGGGCCGGGCTTTCTGACGAACGAGTTCGTTGAGCAAAGCACGGCCCATAGTGCCCGACGCGCCGGTTACCGCCACGGTTTTGCCTTTGAGAGAAACAGCAGTGCCCATCAGCTTGTCTAGACCGGTAAAGTAGCCGGCGAAGTAGGCATTGGTGTCGTCGAAGTGATGCCGCCAGTGATAAGTGCGGTTGACTCGCCAGTTGCCAGGAATCGTGGTGAGTTCGCCGGGTTCGTGGGTGAGGTCGGTGGTGAGTAGCCAGCCCTGGGATCGCGCGATCGCCGCCAGCAAAAATCCCAGCCCATACAATGACCCTAGCCACAGCCCAGCGATGCCCGTAGAGATCGCTAGACCCGCCAGTGCCCCAGTCATAACAATGGCTTCGGGAGTGTCGTTATAGAGCTGAGCCTGGCGGTAAAGGTCGGGGCTAACGGGGCTAAAGTCTTTTTTATAGGCCCGATGATGCCAGTTGTGGAGGCGCATGAGGGGCGGCCAGTAGTGGCTGACCATATGATAAATATCGCGCACCGCCTCTGCTATTAGGATCGCGATCGCGCCCCACAATCCCTGCCAAATCACCGTTTCAAGCGGCATATAAAAATCCACACCACATCGAGCAATTCACATTCTGACACGACTTGCTCCGGGGTGCAGGCCTCTGAACAATAGCAAAGCCCAGAGGCGACCCTCCGGGCTTTGCTATTGCTTGGGATTTAATCAAACAGCTAAGCCGCAGGTTCTTCGGCTGTAGCAGTCGGAGCACCAACTGGGCGCGATACTTCAATGCCGTTTTCTTCTAGCACCACCACTGGATCGCTACCGCGCATGTCAATGCGCTTGACCAGCACCTGACCGTTAGAAACTCGCTGACCTGCCTTGACATACTGACTACCAGCCGAGGTTTGTACCACAGCAAAGTTTTCGTTGCCGATGGTCATCACGCCGGTCACCAGCACGGCTTCCGCGAGGGCGGGCTTTGGAAGTTGAGGCAGAGGTGCTAAGGCCGCAGGGGTTGCAGAACGTCTAGCACCAGCGTTGCCTGCAGCGGCTCCTGACCCGCCTGACGTCGTACCAGCTGCGCCACCAGCGCCACCAGCTCTAGCCACAGCGGACCCAGCGCCGCCACCAGCACCAGTACCTGCCCTGCCACCAGCCGCAGTAGCACCAGTCCCACCACCCGCAGTAGCACCAGCCGTAGCTGTGCCACGGGTCGCGCCTCCTACTGGCGGTGGTGGGGCAATTACCCGAGGCGGCGGCGGTGGTATGGGCACTATGGCGAAGGGGTCGGTACGGCTGTTGTTAATTTGCTGAAGGCGCTCGTTGGGGTCGGTAGACTGAATCAAATCAGCCCGAGCAATGGGCGAGAGCTGAGGTGCAACGGGCACCAGCGGCTCGGCAAAGGCTTCTTGGGTAGCTACCGGCTCCTCAGGTACGGGCACCGACTCCACCGGAACTTCTTCAGCGGGAATGCTCTCTTCGGCAGGGGTACCAGCCTGCTGGGTTCGCTGGGCAATAAAACTACCCAAGAAGGGAATTGACGCCAGCATGGCCAGCAGACCACCTAGAAATATCATGAGGCTGTTGCGGGCCCACTTGCGGCCTCGAAACTTAGCCCAAAAGACTAGCAGCGCAAAGGGGATAAACAGTGACAGCAAACCCCACACGGGGCTGACCTTAAACGCGTCTACAACGCCAACAAGGCTGCCCACAGTAGCCAGCACAGCGCCAAGAATAAACAAGACTAAAAACGCGATCGCCCCCATGGCTGAGCCTCCTTGCTTCCTGAGCCGATGTTCCTAAACGATAGCTCAATTCCGAGGATGCAGAGCGTTTTAGGCGGTTTCATCTTCGTTAGACACCATAAGCACCTGTAAATGCTTGAGCCCTTGCTTCACCCGGCGCGATACGGTAACGGCGCTAATCCCCATGCGCTCGGCGGTTTCTTTTTGGGTAAGGTCGTAGAGAAAGACAAATTCCAGCACTTCGCGGGTGCGGTTCTCAAGCTGGTGCAGAGCCTGCTGAAGGCGAAGTTGATCTTCTTGAGCCAGCTGAAAACTTCTGTATTTGAGGTCGGGCAACAGGTCGCCTAGACAGCCTGATTCTTCATCTTGTACTGGGGCGTCGAGGCTCAGCAGCGATCGATTGCGAGTGGCCAGCTTGACATCTTGCCACTCGGCTATCGAGATATCGAGGGCTGCAGAAATTTCGGCATCGTTGGGCAGACGACCCAGATCGGCTTGCAGTTGGCGAATAACACGGGCCGACTGGCTTTGCAGTGCCTGCCACCGCCGTGGGATGCGCATAGAGGTGCTTTTGTCGCGCAGGTAGTGCTGAATTTCGCCACGAATGTAGGGAATTGCAAAGGAACTAAAGGCATAGCCCTTGCCCATGTCGAAGCGTTCGATGGCGCGAATCAGCCCCAGGCTACCCACCTGCATGAGGTCGTCAAAGGTTTCGTTAGATTGTTGCAGCCAACGGTAGGCCTCACGGCGGACTAACCCAATGTTGAGCTGCACCAGTTGATTGCGCAAATTGAGATCGGGATTGCTTTGATAGAGCCGCAGCAGTTCTAGGGTGCTGCCTTTAGCTTGAAATCGGGAAGTGGCGACCATGGCGATCTCAGGAAGTGGTGAATCCAGTTGGGTAAACCGAGAACTATGCTGCCTGACGGTAAGGCCCTAAACGGTAGCAAAGGTAGTTGGGAAGGCGGCAAAGAAAACCTTGCTACTCTCGACCAGCTGCTCTCTGTTAACGACAAGGCAGTGCATCACAGGATCGTGTGCTCGTGATATAAGCCTAAGGGCCGACGGAGGCGACCACAATGGCGTAACTACGGATACCTATGGACTCGCCTCATCAGTATAAGAGCTGGCGATTCTGTTCTAAAGTCTTCCTGCTTGAGTACTTCTTGCCAAGGCTTTAATGGGCCGATTTGGGGTGCTACCCTCAAATTTTGTTGGTCGCCAAGCCTTGCTCCCCAATGGTTTCAGCCTCGTTTACATAATTTCTACGGCTCTGTGAACTTTTGGCAAAGTCTGCCAGATCTTACGGAGGTGGCTAGGCAAGTCTAGTCGTTGGTTAAAATTTGAGTCTTGAACTTATGCCTGGATAATTAAAACAAAGACCCGTGTTTTCCCTGGGGTGGGTCTCGAAGCGTTACATAAGTTCGGAGTCAATGCTTAGTTTAGGTTCGGTGCAGCGATGCCTTTCTCACTCCAAATTCATCTAGGTCCGGAAAGGCGATGTCAAAATAGGCTTTAGGCTGGCGATCGCCAGTTTGTAATCCTAGGGCTCATCGCTATGGTTTTCTTTCGGTCTCGCCCCGGCTGGCAGCTACCAGAGTCGCGAGTGACTGCTGAGGGGGTGTTTTGGCAGCGACGACGGTTTATGAAGTCGCTGATTGGCGCCGGAGTCGGGTTTGCAGCTGCTTCAGCAGGGGCCTGTCAGCGATCGCCCACCATGGATGCAGACCTAGCTAATACCCTAGGAGAACCCCTAAATGGGGCGAGGCTCAACGGTGCCTTTGCCGATGCTGGACGAGAGCCGACGCCACAGGTGTATGCCAGCCGCTACAACAATTTCTACGAGTTTGGCGGCAGCAAAGATATTTGGGCGAGTGCCCAGGCTCTGCCAACTGACCCGTGGAGCGTAGAGGTAACAGGATTGGTCAAAAATCCTCAAACCTTTAGCCTGGATGACTTAACCCAGCGCTTTGCTTTAGAAGAGCGCATCTACCGATTTCGCTGTGTAGAGGCCTGGGCTATGGTTGTGCCCTGGATTGGTTTCCCCATGCGATCGCTGATGGCGGCCGTGGAGCCAACCTCAGCGGCTAGGTACGTGCGGTTTACTTCCTACTATGATTCGGCGGTGTGCCCTGGCCCCAGCCTGGGCTTTGCCCGCAACCTGCCTTGGCCCTACACCGAAGGGCTGACCGTGGAGGAAATGGCTAACGATTTGGCCTTCTTTGCGGTCGGTGTCTATGGGCGCACCCTGCCTAAGCAACACGGCGCTCCAATTCGCATGGTGGTGCCCTGGAAGTATGGCTTTAAGGGGGCCAAATCGATTGTCAAAATTGAGTTTGTGGCCGAGCAGCCCGCCACCTACTGGAATACGCTAGCCCCCGATGAGTATAAGTTTGAGGCTAATGTGGAGCCCGATGTGCCTCACCCACGCTGGTCGCAGGCTAAAGAGCGGTTGATTGGAGAATCGACGGCAATGTTTACCTGGGAGCAGCAGCCCACGGTGATCTACAACGGCTATAGGGAGTATGTGGCAGAGCTGTATGGGTAAGGGGTTAGGCGGCGATCGCAGCCCGAATCACCTCTTCGTCCAGATCCTTACCAATCACGACCAGCCGGGTTTGGCGAGGCTCACTGGGTTGCCAGGCCCGGTCAAAGAAGGAGTCAAACCGCTGACCAACGCCGTGGACTACCAGACGCATGGCTTTGTTAGGAACGTCAACGAAGCCCTTGATGCGGTAGATCTCATGGGTGGCGGCGAGGGTTTCTAACCGCTTGACTAAAGCCTTGGGGTCAAAACTTTGATCGAGCACGATGGGGATGGCGATGATGTCGTCGTCGTGGTCGTGATCATGTTCGTGGTCGTGGTGGCTGGGGCGGCTGTCGAGGTTGTCTTCGACGGCGGAGTTAAAGCCCAGCAGCAGGTTGGGGCTGACGGGGCTGCTGCCCTCGCCTCCGGCTAGACCCAGTACTTTAACGGAGTGGGGTAGCTGCTGGGTGAGCCAGGTTTCAATGCGGGTGCGGTCGCTCTCACTCACCTTATCTACCTTGGTCAACAGCACTAGGTCAGCGCAGTTGAGCTGGTCTTCAAACAATTCTTCTAAAGGCGTTTCGTGGTCGAGGCTGTCGTCGGCCTGGCGCTGAGCCTCAAGGGCGGGTAGGTCGCCCACTAGGTCGCCTGCAGCTAGGGCTTCGCAGTCGACTAGGGTAATGACGCTGTCAACGGTGGCGGCGGTGCGAATTTCGGGCCAGCGAAAGGCCTGCACCAGGGGCTTGGGCAGGGCGAGGCCAGAGGTTTCGATCACAATGCAGTCGATCTGGTCGCGGCGGGTCATCAGCTGCTGCATGGTGGGCAAGAACTCCTCCTGCACGGTGCAGCAGAGGCAGCCGTTGGTGAGTTCGAGAATGTTGGTTTCGGGGGCGATCGCTTCCCCATCTTCGTCACACACCTGGCAGCTGCGCAGCAGGTCGCCGTCGATGCCGACTTCGCCGAACTCGTTGACCAGCACGGCAATGCGCCGACCCTCAGGGTTTTGCAGCAGTTGGCGGATTAGGGTGGTTTTGCCTGCCCCCAAAAAGCCGGTAATGATGGTGACTGGAATTTTATGCATAGCCTTTACATTGCGCCGATTCTCAAGCTATCACGGCAACAGCCGGGTAGAGAGAACAACTTATATCGTGGTTCAGCAGTGGATCGGATTATTCGGCATCCCCCACCTGCTTTTGGTCAACCTCGCCAAAGATGGCGCTGGGGTGGCAGTAGTATTTAAACTCCAGCAGGTTAAAAAATGGATCCTGTAAAAAGAAGGTGCGGTGCTCTAGGGTGCTGCCTGCAAAGCGACGCTTTTCGCCCTGATAGAAGTTGAGCTGCTTATCCTTAGCCTGGTGCAGCAGGGCTTCCCAATCGGACTCGGCCAAAAAGACTAGGCCAAAGTGGCGAGGATAAATTCCCTTTTGTGGAGCCAGATCGGCGGTGGTGTGGGCCACCAGCTGGTGACCACGGAGGTTGAGAATGAGGGAGCTGGCCGTTTCTCGTCCTGGCTGGCAGCCCAACCCGGTGACGTAAAAGTCTTTTGCTGTGGCAATGTTGGTCACTGGAAAGGCCAGGTGAAACAGAACGGCAGCAGAGTCCATAGGGTTAGCGGGTGCAATTTGAGGTGATGGGCCGCGATCGCCCCGAGTCCAGCTACAGCGTCGCCATTTTTGCTGCGCGCAGCCTACGGCATCCCAGAAACGGGAACCGACTCGGCACCAGGATCCGTGCCGGAATCGACCGCCTTGAGCAGGGCCTTGAGGGCAGTGTCTTCAGCTTGACTAATTTGCTGGTCTAGCAGAGCGATTTGAATAGCCTTTGACAGCACAAAGGCAGCTACTTCAGGTTCGAGTTGCTCCACCAAGAGAGCCATCGGCATGGGCACCTTTAGGGCTGAGTGAATGCCCATCAGCAACGATTCTTCCATGCCCATGGCCACTAGTCTGGGACGCAGGGCAGGCCAGTCTGCGAGGGGGTCTTGTCCGCTGGCATGGAGAATGGAGGCCAACAGCCGCTGCACCTTACTCTGTTGGGCCGGGGGCATAGCGCTGTAGGCAAGGGTATCGACGGCGGGGGTAGCGTCTACATCTCGGTTGAGGTTGTCGAGAATTTGCTGCCACTCAGCCTCGCTACACTGCTCTGGCTTGCCGACGCAGAGCGATACCTGAATGCAGTTGCCGTTGGTTTGCAACTGAGTTACCTCGGCGTGAATGCCCAGATAGCCTAGCCACTGCGACACCATGCCCACTAGCTTGCTGTTGGCCGACTGGGCTTGGGCCAGCATTTGCACTTGGGTACGCACCAGGGGGCGAACAAGCTGTACAAGCATGGAGCTTTCCTCGCGATCGCGTGATCTGAAGCCGCTTTGATCTTACACAACCCCTTGAGCTGTGGTGGTAATGCAGTATGCCATTGGGTAGCGAACTAGCGGTCTGAGTCACGACAGGAAGGATGCCTGCTCCTTAGCTGACGGGGCCAAGGCGATCGAGGGGCCAAAACCGGAACCGGGCGCGGCCAATGATGTTTTGCTGAGGGAGCCCGCCCCATACGTGGGAGTCGTTGCTGTCGTTGCGGTTGTCGCCCATGACAAACACCTGCCCTGAGGGGACGGTGACGGGCTCTAACGTGTAGGCCGGTGCTTCAAGGGTGTAGTCCTCTTGCAGCGGTTCGCCGTCAACGATCACCTGTCCTTGGCGGACGGCGATGGTCTGACCGGGTTCGCCAATCACTCGTTTGATAAAGGCCTGACGAGTCTCGTATCCCAGCTGGGCAAGCTGCGGCGGTGGCGCAAACACCACGATGTCGCCCCGGTGAGGAGACTGCCAGCGGTAGCTGATTTTTTCGACCAGTAGGCGATCGCCGATGTGCAGCGTCGGATCCATCGAGTTGGAGGGAATGTAGCGAGGTTCAGCGATTAGCACCCGCACCGTGAGGGCTATTGCTAGGGCGATCGCCAGTACCCGGATATTACTCCACTGCCCGGTCCACAGCGATCGCCAGCGGGCCCAAGCTGAAACCTCCGCTGGCGGTGCTTTATCTTCAGTGGGGGGATTAGGTGGGGCAGGTTGCGGCAGCTTAGGATTCATCAGGTTGTCGTTGTCGCGGTATGGGGCAGCAATGCTTTTTCCTTTCACCTTAAAGCCCAGCGTTGCCCTTGAGCTCAAGGCTGAAATCGAAATTCTACAACTGCGCCGGTGTTTTCATTGAACTGCTCGTAGCTAGTAATACCCCGCACCGTGATCTGGTCGTTGATGCGATAGCGCACGCTAAACACGGCGGGGGTAACATTAGTAAATACTTTTTGCACTGATACCGAGATACTGGGTGAAAAATTAAAGCCAATCTCGCCGCCAATATCGATCGTACCTGTCTGCTGCCCCCCGGGTGGCGAGGCCGAAAACAGGCGTAGCTCGGTGCGATCTAGCCCCGATCCCAGCAGATTTTGCAGGTTGTTGAGCAGAGCCGATCCCGCAAAAGCCAGCAGGCCTTGGAACCCATCGCCGCCGCCTGACACGCTACCCAATG carries:
- a CDS encoding RNA polymerase sigma factor SigF codes for the protein MVATSRFQAKGSTLELLRLYQSNPDLNLRNQLVQLNIGLVRREAYRWLQQSNETFDDLMQVGSLGLIRAIERFDMGKGYAFSSFAIPYIRGEIQHYLRDKSTSMRIPRRWQALQSQSARVIRQLQADLGRLPNDAEISAALDISIAEWQDVKLATRNRSLLSLDAPVQDEESGCLGDLLPDLKYRSFQLAQEDQLRLQQALHQLENRTREVLEFVFLYDLTQKETAERMGISAVTVSRRVKQGLKHLQVLMVSNEDETA
- the cobW gene encoding cobalamin biosynthesis protein CobW, with protein sequence MHKIPVTIITGFLGAGKTTLIRQLLQNPEGRRIAVLVNEFGEVGIDGDLLRSCQVCDEDGEAIAPETNILELTNGCLCCTVQEEFLPTMQQLMTRRDQIDCIVIETSGLALPKPLVQAFRWPEIRTAATVDSVITLVDCEALAAGDLVGDLPALEAQRQADDSLDHETPLEELFEDQLNCADLVLLTKVDKVSESDRTRIETWLTQQLPHSVKVLGLAGGEGSSPVSPNLLLGFNSAVEDNLDSRPSHHDHEHDHDHDDDIIAIPIVLDQSFDPKALVKRLETLAATHEIYRIKGFVDVPNKAMRLVVHGVGQRFDSFFDRAWQPSEPRQTRLVVIGKDLDEEVIRAAIAA
- the lepB gene encoding signal peptidase I; translation: MNPKLPQPAPPNPPTEDKAPPAEVSAWARWRSLWTGQWSNIRVLAIALAIALTVRVLIAEPRYIPSNSMDPTLHIGDRLLVEKISYRWQSPHRGDIVVFAPPPQLAQLGYETRQAFIKRVIGEPGQTIAVRQGQVIVDGEPLQEDYTLEAPAYTLEPVTVPSGQVFVMGDNRNDSNDSHVWGGLPQQNIIGRARFRFWPLDRLGPVS
- a CDS encoding bifunctional sterol desaturase/short chain dehydrogenase, with translation MPLETVIWQGLWGAIAILIAEAVRDIYHMVSHYWPPLMRLHNWHHRAYKKDFSPVSPDLYRQAQLYNDTPEAIVMTGALAGLAISTGIAGLWLGSLYGLGFLLAAIARSQGWLLTTDLTHEPGELTTIPGNWRVNRTYHWRHHFDDTNAYFAGYFTGLDKLMGTAVSLKGKTVAVTGASGTMGRALLNELVRQKARPIALTTSANATFEEGIPCWQWQPGAEADLREALKKVDILILNHGLNVHGDRTPEAIQTSLEANALSGWRLMEVFFSTVETSPQRATKEVWVNTSEAEVNPAFSPLYETSKRLMGDLVSLRRLDAPCVVRKVILGPFKSNLNPTGVMSADWVAWAVVALAKRNVRNIIVTINPITYLLFPIKELSQGLYFRLFTRHGGS
- the msrP gene encoding protein-methionine-sulfoxide reductase catalytic subunit MsrP; this translates as MVFFRSRPGWQLPESRVTAEGVFWQRRRFMKSLIGAGVGFAAASAGACQRSPTMDADLANTLGEPLNGARLNGAFADAGREPTPQVYASRYNNFYEFGGSKDIWASAQALPTDPWSVEVTGLVKNPQTFSLDDLTQRFALEERIYRFRCVEAWAMVVPWIGFPMRSLMAAVEPTSAARYVRFTSYYDSAVCPGPSLGFARNLPWPYTEGLTVEEMANDLAFFAVGVYGRTLPKQHGAPIRMVVPWKYGFKGAKSIVKIEFVAEQPATYWNTLAPDEYKFEANVEPDVPHPRWSQAKERLIGESTAMFTWEQQPTVIYNGYREYVAELYG
- a CDS encoding VOC family protein — protein: MDSAAVLFHLAFPVTNIATAKDFYVTGLGCQPGRETASSLILNLRGHQLVAHTTADLAPQKGIYPRHFGLVFLAESDWEALLHQAKDKQLNFYQGEKRRFAGSTLEHRTFFLQDPFFNLLEFKYYCHPSAIFGEVDQKQVGDAE